In Andrena cerasifolii isolate SP2316 chromosome 11, iyAndCera1_principal, whole genome shotgun sequence, the genomic stretch ttaatatttcattgttttcgaaAAACTGCAACTTTGTGTTGAGCAGaaccagtggtggatttaaggggttatgcctacctgcaaggtctgaaaacacaagtattttcgggattttttttaaaaaacttgaagacttttttttaaataaacagttatatatttgaaagtatatattttaaagttcttgtagctttttttgcaatgcgatatctaaataaataatggaattatagacGATCTCCCGAtagcgtttttttatttaagcactttacggtgaccactgtagctttgacttggttcatcagaaataaaaaattcgaccaaatttagttagtatattggattatctagCCCATTTTttagggaaaatgaagaggaatatagtttactaaaaacgggctaaatgTAATactacagaaaaaaattgagtgcttgaataaaatcataatttcttatcttgaagatggggccctgggtgggccttctgggcaggggcccaggcagtAATTGCTCATCGGTCGcatgttaaatccgccactgattatgAGCAGCACCTAAGGAGAACTCGATCAAACTGTTGGTACCACTGAAGACTGATAAATTTATGGAATCACGATCGCATAATAGGACATTGCTACACGTCTACGCAATAAGATAAAGTCGGAAATACTATTTCACCCCGAACAATCGCCACCATCATCAGCCCTGACTCGTAACGGGACCTATGGCTCATCCTGCGTGTTGCACATTATTTAAACCCCACGCTTTAATCTCGCCACGACAGAAACTCGCCGCCATATAACAATTACAACAAAATGGTCAGATACTGCTTTGATACACATTGTTGCGGGGGCAAAAATTATGCGATGGTCCTGCGTGTCGGGGGCATAGCTCGGAGGGGTTGTCAGAGGAAAGGGGTGGGTAAAGAGGCGCGGTAATTATTATCATTGGAATTTATGGTGACATCGGGATTACCCTTTCTCCGTGACCAGTGCCGTGGAACTGCAAGAAACTATTATTACCCTCACTCGTGTTTCTTGTTTTGCCGTTCCCCTATCCCGAAGGACCCTGTCCTGGGTGAAGTCATAAATCAGCCACCACCCTCGGCTGCACCCCACCCACCGTGTCCGAGAGGCATCCTGTCTCGATAAGAAAGAGGAATCGAACGATACAAGTGCACTGGTAAGAAAATCGAAGAGGGTGCAGCTGAAGATCCCGTGTAATTCCGGCAGATAAGGCTCCACGGCCACGTACCCTCGACCGAGTGATAGTCGCCATAATTGcagtttaattataattataagacAAGGGAAGAAGCGCGGATGATGTATCGTCGCAAATTTCTCAGACGCTTAGGATCGAATAAACAGTGTATAGATTGCTGATCAAACTGATTAATGAGTCTGTACTAAGGAACATGATGTAACCAGGATCTACTGATTGTGAGTAACGTTAATTTAAGAGACTCAAACGTGGCTGTAGTTAATTCCACCTCAGTCGCTAGGCTAGTGATGTTTCAAGAACTCTgtgaatatattattttttcatttcaagaGATAGTCCGAACGTCGATTTTAATCGCTTCTATTTAAATCTTTGTGTTCACCGAAATACGTTATATATTCTTATAGAAATCTCAGCACCAGCGTTTTAAATTCTAAGATACACGAGTAATTGGTAGATACATATGTTCATCTGGTGagaatatttcttataaaaatgtcGTGCCTTCTACTGTTTGTAACTGATACAGGTCCCAACCATGGACATTGATGATACGTGATGGGGATTTCACCCTTTGGATTGAAATGTCTAGTGGAATGGGACTACGCATTATTAGCCGGTATTAACGTCAGCTTCCTCTATAGCTGATAAGTGATATTTGAGAGGATTCGTCGAGTACAAAGCGAATATATAACGAACGTTAACATCAAAGGGATTTTTGTCATTAGAGGAAAGAGCAGCATACCTTTGAGCGAGTACTGGGATGAATAAAAGATGCCAATCGAAGCACATACTTAAGCAGAATGAGCTAACAGAGATTAAGAGACGAAGAAAGAATTTTAGAGCTGTAGATTAGACTTCCTGGCTAAATATGTCAATAGAATCTCATTTGCTAATTATACacaattaattaaattgacgTATGCTTTCTGGGCTTCTTTCAGAATTGCTAATTAATTCCACACAGCAAGAGCAATTTACTTCGATCCAAACACTGATCTATGTCGAAGAATATATTAAATTGCATATTacagagaaaagtaaaaaatgattCCATCGAAGATGTAAATAGGCCTTCATCTTTTTAtctcataaaataaaaatagcatTGCTGTTCAACGATCTATTGATCACAGATCATCAAAACTCCCGCACTCAAACCTTCAATCAAATGAGTTCAATTCGTCTTAAAGGTGGCCACTGCGTTTGAGCAAACAGAGTTAACCTTGAAATCTCTTTAATACCTCCAACTATCGATTTTCCTCTCTGAAACTCCGGCGGCCTCGGCCTCCTCCAACCTCTTCAATATTCAATTTCTTCGATTCAACGTACGTTACGAGCTATTTCCACTTGTAGATTAAAATTCACCACTCTGTAAACGGAGTGCCTCATCTTACGTCGCCATTCTGCATCTCCCTGTGCTTCACGTGGAATAGCATATTTTATCAATTCGTCTCTCACGTTTCATTCAGCTTACAAATAAGCATTGCACCCTCAGTTTGAAGACTACGAGCGCGAATTCGAGAAAACTTTAAGCCACATCCCCACATGCTGTAATACCTAAGCCAAAACACACTCGAAGCACAAGAATATTATTGCTCTACAACTATGCCGCGAATCGTTTAAGTGGGAACGTGACTTTAGAAGACCACGTTGAAATATCCCCGTATCAGGTGTCACGCGGTTACTTTCGTCTGCAGAGTAACGCGAGCGGCATTACATAATTGACCGCGTGCTTTGAACAGGAAATTCGCCCGCAAGTTTAAGGCATTGCAGCTCGTAATTGCGCCACATGCGGCGTGTGCACACACATATAATTATCAGTTTACACTCCGGTCTGGCGTGACGGATGCATGCAGCTCTAGGCGCGAAATTTCCTCCTTGCGAAACCACGTGACGTCGCCGGGCGAAACGGAATAGGCGACAAAAGGCTCTCGAATGCGTCGATCGTAGCCGGCTACGGTTGAAGgagagaaggaaaaaaaaatggtacaaAAGAGACCGCCCCCGGGTTAATTCACCTCGTTATGCACGAATGGCCCGTAACTTCATCGCGCTCCTTCTTGCGCGCGGTATCGGGCTTGTATCTGTGTAGCGCGGTAACCAGATATTGCGGCGAATTAATTGCATACGCTCTCGACCGGTATCTCCGTAATACGGACGACTTTAATTAGCGATCTCGCTCTCGACGGTTCTTTTCGAGATAGTAAATTACGCAGCTTCTTGTCTTACACGTAATAAGAAGATTTCCGCAATAATGCGCGGCTATCGGTGGTCAGGTATCGTTTCTGTGTATCGCGAAGAGTTAAGAGCGCCCCTCCGTCCGACGCAAGTCGAACATACCGCAATAACTCTTCCTACTTTCTGCCTCCGCTCGTTCCGTACTGTTAAAGATGCCGCGGTAAATAAATGCCTACGGTGATCTGAACCTTGGATTCTGTATTGAGTTTCAGGCTACGCTCGTACACGTTAATCCAATGTGAACGCGAGTCGCAGGTATGCGGTGTACAGGACGTTCCATTTAACGTTTCCgtgaccagagttgggcaaaatgtagtCTAATTAGAAACTAACGACTGCAGAAAATAATGTggaatcaattacacaatcagattttaatcgtaatttcaACTCTGCCGGTGGCTGCAAGTGCGAATGTGTACTTCACGTTTCACGgatgattatttatttaaggTTCAATAAGCTTAAGGGTACTCCTTAATTAGGCGGTCATTTTTGTCGGaagtgaagcatttcttttcaattaattacgaaaaaattaatcGAAGCTGAGACTTGTCCTTTGACACAAAGTTGATTAACAtcgtaagatttaaaaaaacatgtttatttagtcaaaaatatgcattgtatatgacgctacagatggatcattaaaaaggctttttaaaaaaaagtttcttttgttttgcagtgataacttaAAAACGGAGgtcccaatcgattcaaaagaaaTTCAAGCATGTTCACAAAAGGTGTACTTTCGGCctgaacctaaattgaagttaataaaaactttttttctttatgaaaagaaactaaaacctcatCTTTGTCTAACGAAAAAggcacttttttgaaaaatcgccaTTTCGTAGCTGCCATTTTCATAATTGTCTTCTGTTTTGGTTCAGTGCAGAATCAGTGGTATTCTGAAGTAGAATTTACAAGTAGGTCGCTGAATttcgtttcatcaaaatcgctgcaaaacaaaaggaactgttttaaaaagcctcttcaatcatccatctgtagcgtcatttataatgcatatttttaacaaaacaaaCGGGTTAACaggtaataaacattgtgtcaaagaacaagtctcagcttcaatttatttctttgtaattatgtaattgaaaatgtaatgctttattttcgagaaaatcgtcgGCCTAAGTAGTACGCTTAAGGTTTGGAAATTCAGGGAGTTTGAAGTGTCTGTGATCGAAAACTTTGAACGCTCGCGTTATGaagattcaaatatttttaagattGAAAAGTCCATATTCTTAGTTTTGAAAACACAATCTCTGACTAAAGTCTACAGTCCTGAAGATGTTGGGATACATCAAGAGCTATCGACAAGGAAGAAACACAAACCCTCAAAATTCCACTGAAGATGAGAATATTTTCTCGATCATCAGATAACGATCAAAAGCTTACTTACAAACTAGAAACACCTACAACCCCTCAACTCAAACACAGCGAAGAAATCACATTCGTATCATAAACTCGAGTAGACTTCCAACCCTACATAATCTTCCCCCAATAAAACAATTTCTCCCCTCAAAGAAGCACTCCTCTCCCCAGACACTCTGTCCCACCAATCAGAAGCAAATCAAACATTTGCATCCACCGACCAGTGTCCTTCAAGCTCCTTTTTATACCCCCTTTATAAAAACAGAATGCTTTGATACCAAAAATACCCCGCCCATTAAACTCATCGATTATGAAATCGTTCGAAAGGGTGCAGGGTCGCCGATCTAACCCACAGGGGGATTATCTCCCTCCTGCGGCGGGCAATCTTTTTTTCGCGCGATACGGTTGCCTAGGAAGTATGAACACTAGCGCACCGTCGGCGACACAAAAGTGGCAGCGATGCGGCAGAATTTAAACGCTGCGAGTCACTCCAGGTGATCCTCAATTGGTCGATACGGGTGCCCTTATTACGCGGCCCGTCCTTAATTCAGAGTTACGCCACTGCGGCGTGCATCTACCTGCGAGGAAGAGTTTCCAGCCCAGATGAGAGTCCTTCGATTATCCGGGCCAGAGGAAGTGAAAGAGCAAAGGTTGTTCTCCAGTAGGCGACGGAACGTCGCCTTGATATTGGCGGACTGACCGACGCATGCGTCCCGCCGACCGCGTCCTCGCCGGAATTTTGGAATCATGTCAACAAACATCTCTCACTGCGTCCTTAGCCCCTAAGCTGCACTAGGTATCCGTGCAACTGCACTCGACTCCTTTCCCAGACCGCCACGCCAGTTCCAGCGCGGCACACTTGCAGCTGCAAGTAGTAGCTACTAGGACCACCGAGTGACACCTAGTGTCGCGGTTACCTCGGAGCACGCGTCGATTTTGTGCCACCGATAGGCTACAAGTGCGAGCATTGTCTTGGAAGTGACGCAGTATTTGGTGAATTATCAGTGGCAATTGAAGAGGGTGCTGCCCATAACGTGCGCGCGATTCATCTGGTGATGCAAAACGCGCCCGTCGTCATACTCGCGGAGGAGTCGCTGTAAATTAGCCTGGGGACTTTGATGAATACCAAGTAGTCGCAGGAAATAGTTGGAAGACCCGCGCGGCAGaatggaggaggaggtggattGCGAAACCGAGTCGTCGATCGTTGCTGCGCTCTCGAAAAAGTACGACACAGTTGAGGCTGGCGAAGGTGTTGTAAATAATCCTTGTTACGTTTGTCTGCGATTAGCATTGGCTTCCGGCGCATCGATATCGTCCTCGACCACCCTCACAAGGTGTATTACAGCGGGCATCAAGTTTCCGGGAACGTCCACTTGGAGCTGAACGAGCCAGTGGACGGTCTAGGTGAGAGCGTGGAAGAGTCCAAGGGGATTTACCACTTCATCTCCTTAACGCGACGAATTCACTTCCAATGATGCTTATTCTTAAAACTACACCGGTCTGTTTCAATGCGCAGTTTCTCCTGCACAGAACCGTGCACGAGTGGGTGTCGGAGTTCCGTCGAATTTATCTGGTAGTTGAAAGCGAACGGCAGAGAGCAGATCACCGCTGATATCCCCGGAACGAAGGCGCATCGTAATTAATCTGCTAGCACGGATTCAACTGCCAGATAAATTTGTCACGGAGCGGGACAACTAGTTTTAAGTTTCTCTCGGTCGCAGTGTACTGTTCCGTGATATCTCGTCCGCCTCTCCCTGCCTCCCCCGACGTCGATGTAACGAAACTGACGCCGCTTCGATAGACGCGGAGAACGAGAAGATACCCGATTGGCTTGCTTGTAACGAGGCACGACCAACTTTATATTTATTCTCGCGATGTTTACCCGCGCTCGCAATCACAAAAATTTCTCCCCCGTTCGACTCGAACGGCTGCCAAACGTGCCATCGATCGCGTTGCATAACGGGTGACCTAAAACACTTTACCACCCCTACACACACGCTGCTAGACGACCTACCACGTGATTCTGGTATTGCAGGAACGCTTGTAGCGCACACAGCGAAGGCAAGCGAGAATTAGCTTTGACGAACCCCTCGCGAGTTTTCAGAGGGGTCCAAACCGACTTTGTACGTGGTAGAGAGAACGCATTAGCCCAGCTATCCAGAATGTTATAGTCCATTGAATACGAAAGTGTTTTTTGCACGTGCCCCTATGCTTCCTGATTACCGTTCCTCCAATTCTGATCgatctaatttcttattttattgcGTTACATGGATAAATGTTTCTTTAAACCGGTTGACTGTGTTCTAGCTAATCGAAGTGTGCTCGTAGCCACGTGTTTTAGTGAATTGATACGGAAGTGGCGTAGCATGGAATAACGTTTCCAGTTGCTAGCTCGTACGAACGTTGTAAACACGACCTTTCTGCATGCAGGAATTAGGCTTAAGTGCAAGGGAGAGGCTCAGGTGTATTTCACTGATCGATCGGCCGGCATCCGACGTAAGTTTTCGGCGTTCGAGAGCTACCTGCACGCGGAAACTTATCTCGTAGGCGGTAAGTATACGCGGCTGTCACGATCGCCGCGGGAAAGGCCGATGTCACGGATTAACAGGTATTCTCGTCACGGTTAGATGGTAAAGAAATGTCAGCGATCACCGGCGGCGTCTACCCGTTCACCGTCACGCTTCCAGAGAATCTGCCGTGCAGTTTCGAGGGACGATATGGACGCGTACGGTACTCGATTAGGGCATTGTTGGACGTAACGACCATTTATCGGTTTTCCACCAATATTATTCCATTCACGGTGGCTCCCATTCTTGACCTTAATCGAGATTCCCTCGCCCCCGTGAGTAGGGATCTAACAATGAATGATAACGCTTCCGAAGCGTTCTAATTCTCCAAAAGCAAATGCGCTATCGAATTAACGCTTCCCGTTGCTCTATCCCTTGAACAGCAGTCGCTACCTTCGGATACTCGTGTTCAATGATGCCTTTAATATTATAAGAACCATCGTTTTCAGTTGCCCATAAGCGTCCAACAGTCTAAGGTGTACATAGGTCAAACAGAGCCTCTCACCATATCTATGTCGCTGCCCGTTCACGGATACGTTCCCGGGCAATCAATACCCATAAAGATCGCCGTGGCGAATCCTTCCACGGTGGTGGTTAAGAAAATCCGAGTTGTCTTCAAAAAAGTAACCCTGCTTTTTCTATACGTAGAACGTAGCGAGTAGTGCGATGCTTCCCCTGGCATGATCCGAAATCTTTTACTCCCCGTTCAGTTTGAGAAGCAAGTAGTGCTCCTAGCTCTAGCGGCGTATTCGAGTAACGAGTGTTTCAGTTGGTTTGGATTTTGTTCGAGGGGGATATCCCTCGACGAAGCGTATTGCGGTAAAACTTTCTGGGTCATGCTGGCGGCAGACGATCTCCTTCGGTGCATTCCTCATTTCTCTGCCGCTTGTTCTAAATAGTGCCTGTTTCCTTAGGTGGTGACTTATCATTCGATGGAAAAGTCCCGTAAGCATAAAGAGATCATAGTAGAAGTAGAGCAACCCGTTAATAAAGACCCCGATACGTACGACGTCACGTTTGATGTTCCTGCAGTACCACCCACAGGGATGATCCACTGCAACGTCATCGACGTTCTGTACACGCTTAAAGTGAGGCTGTCTTAAATTCAGTGGCGCGACGCAGCGCGATAAAATCGGGACGAGCGAGACCTGCGGGTTGCTTGAGAAGCAGAATTTCGAGGAAActatttcttctaattttaCGCTCTTGGAATCGTAGATTATTGTTCACCTGTCGAGTGAACTTATTCGATTATTACACGGATGTTTTGTTGTAGTATTCGACGGAGACGACGATCATTGCATTGGGTGATTGCAAAAAGTTTGCTGAGGTTTGGCGACAGTCTGGGTTTTgtttaaaagtaaaatatgtAGTTGGTGCGATGCAATAGCCTAAATGTGTTGAATAATTGATGGTTAACGAAATTTGTGCAAAATGAACTTGATGTGCGAAGCAAATTAGGTTGACAATGGCCCATTTCACTAGCTGGAGGGATTGCTATTAGGgagattctgttttaaaggaaaCGACTAGTTTTAACTgagcaataaaaaaatatatataaaaacaaatttatgttaaacgattttactgaaaatgcactaagaactaaaaaataattcttttcttgtactacaatttcgatagtGATATGTGACTTTCAATGAAATCATACGAACTGTGATTATCCTTTTTCTTTAGAATTGATTTAAACAATTCTAcaggataatcacagagtttgtatgattttatttacagtcacatatcaccatcgaaattctagtacaagaaaataattatttttgagtttttattgcacttttagtaaaatcgtttaacataatttttttatatattttttatttcatagtttttagtgtttgctGATTTTTTATAcacttcttttcattttttttttaaattttattgtcaTCCAACCTACGCACgcatgcaaagtttcagaacaaTTAGATTGGTGCAAGTGGGTaaaattgagttgccagatttgaaccatacaccaaGCAAATAAACATACACGAAACATACAGAGAATCTAAGTTAAGTGAAGTCATTTAAAAAGGTACCACTTTCCTGCAGGACAATCTCAGAACCTGTACTTCAATACAGACCAAGCAGTATAGTTAAAAGAGTTAACTTAGAGCCTTTTTTACCATCTGCCCTGCTAAATAACATACTGTTTAGAAATATATCAAAAAGAATTTTGTAGCTTTAGAATCTTTCGGAAGCTACATCCTTGTTCTCTCCACTCAATTTTTAGGTCACCTGAAATAGCCTCCACCAACGCACTGACTGGTTCGCAATAAGAATCGTACCAAGACTTCTGCAACCACCCACTGCAAATGAACTTCTCGTTATATTACGCtcgattttaaaataattgaatgacGAACTAACACACACCCGCAGACTGCATATCCACACAAgctattcttttttattaaaaggtCGAAGCCTGCATAGACGTGAGCGAGTGGTACTACAGAATGTTTCAGAAGAACTTGAAACTGCGAACAAATATAGTAGTCGGTACGGTTCCACTTCAAAATTACGAGACCCCACAGAAAACCGCCGACGTGACGGAAGCTATTCCATTTCATCCCCCGTCTACCGCAGCCACGGAAGAATACACGAACAGCACGCCGTCGTTGAAAAACTTGGGGATAGAGGATAGTACTGCGAAGCGAAGTTTCTCTTGTAGGTACACATGTGTTATACAATATTTCAGCTGCGtgttaattattaattcgatTCGACCGTTCATATTATTCTGCCGCTCGAAAACGTCGATATTCGTGGACATTTAGTAGAATGGTGTTTTCTTTGTAAACGAAGATTTGGAATAAATTCTAGTCACAGCTCAGGTCACAGGTTGAAACGCATGGGACATCCAtttctattaatttaaaatagaagTACCATGGCTCGTTAACGAAAGAGTCGTAACATGTGCACTTTGCGGGTTGTTGGAGCAAAATATCCATTAATATTAGTGACAATtatatatgaagggtaaggaaagaaaacagggaatgtcagaAATTTTAGTACTTTAATTCACCAGTAAAGaagcaaggttcaatgaatttaattttcttatataattttcttcttaaataatttcttgttttacctcgaCGACAGAAGCTTGAAGCTTATGCTAAGGCAAAGACTGGGGATATTCCGAATTTTTTAACCAGTGTACCAAAACTTTAACGTTACCTTACgcgggtatttgaactttataatccTTTGTGATTTAACAGTTCTGTAGTTTCAgctgccaccaacaaaatatgctataaattgcAAACACTACGATGAATGGACATTCACAGTTTTGACATCTCCCTTTCCCTTGATGTGAATATTGTTATCCAATTAGTTCATGCGTTACAATCTAACATACATGTgtattattttctaaatataaTGTTTCAAGTGTTGTTTCGATAGCTGATTAAAAGTAAGCTTTGCATTTCTTCCAGCACAAACACTCTACGAGAAAAGTGAAATATATCGATCCTCGAAACCTGACAGAGATGATCCCACAGGGGATGACGGCGACAGCGATGGAGAGGTCAAGCCGTATTCGCCTATGTATCGTGTGTACAAGTTCAAGTCATCTCGAAAGAGACACGTTATTGATTACACAATTAGAGATGGCCATCGTTAATTATTTGTTCGAAGGATGCTCGTTAGGGATGTTCCTGACAGATGAACCAGGGGTGGATTAACCAGAAAGTATAAAAGGATGTTCTGATGTTATTGCTTCCAGGAATTTTATACATTCACCATGAATTACGTCCAATTTCGCGCTCTACCGATCGACCAGTTGCCTTCGATTTTGCCTTTGTTTCCGTATTCTCTTACGCacagaagaaaaaagaaggaagGTATTATTAAAACGAAAGTAGCAACGAGAGTGAGATATTAAAATCCGTCGGGACCAACCTGTGCAGCTAATTAAATATCGTAATTACGCGACTAACTCGCGAGGAAAGTTGTTCTATAATAATCGTCCGAGCCGTGAAATCTCCAATAACCGTCGAAA encodes the following:
- the LOC143374663 gene encoding arrestin domain-containing protein 17 isoform X2; its protein translation is MEEEVDCETESSIVAALSKNIGFRRIDIVLDHPHKVYYSGHQVSGNVHLELNEPVDGLGIRLKCKGEAQVYFTDRSAGIRRKFSAFESYLHAETYLVGDGKEMSAITGGVYPFTVTLPENLPCSFEGRYGRVRYSIRALLDVTTIYRFSTNIIPFTVAPILDLNRDSLAPLPISVQQSKVYIGQTEPLTISMSLPVHGYVPGQSIPIKIAVANPSTVVVKKIRVVFKKVVTYHSMEKSRKHKEIIVEVEQPVNKDPDTYDVTFDVPAVPPTGMIHCNVIDVLYTLKVEACIDVSEWYYRMFQKNLKLRTNIVVGTVPLQNYETPQKTADVTEAIPFHPPSTAATEEYTNSTPSLKNLGIEDSTAKRSFSSQTLYEKSEIYRSSKPDRDDPTGDDGDSDGEVKPYSPMYRCSLGMFLTDEPGVD
- the LOC143374663 gene encoding arrestin domain-containing protein 2 isoform X3, which encodes MEEEVDCETESSIVAALSKNIGFRRIDIVLDHPHKVYYSGHQVSGNVHLELNEPVDGLGIRLKCKGEAQVYFTDRSAGIRRKFSAFESYLHAETYLVGDGKEMSAITGGVYPFTVTLPENLPCSFEGRYGRVRYSIRALLDVTTIYRFSTNIIPFTVAPILDLNRDSLAPLPISVQQSKVYIGQTEPLTISMSLPVHGYVPGQSIPIKIAVANPSTVVVKKIRVVFKKVVTYHSMEKSLPPTGMIHCNVIDVLYTLKVEACIDVSEWYYRMFQKNLKLRTNIVVGTVPLQNYETPQKTADVTEAIPFHPPSTAATEEYTNSTPSLKNLGIEDSTAKRSFSSQTLYEKSEIYRSSKPDRDDPTGDDGDSDGEVKPYSPMYRVYKFKSSRKRHVIDYTIRDGHR
- the LOC143374663 gene encoding arrestin domain-containing protein 17 isoform X1; the protein is MEEEVDCETESSIVAALSKNIGFRRIDIVLDHPHKVYYSGHQVSGNVHLELNEPVDGLGIRLKCKGEAQVYFTDRSAGIRRKFSAFESYLHAETYLVGDGKEMSAITGGVYPFTVTLPENLPCSFEGRYGRVRYSIRALLDVTTIYRFSTNIIPFTVAPILDLNRDSLAPLPISVQQSKVYIGQTEPLTISMSLPVHGYVPGQSIPIKIAVANPSTVVVKKIRVVFKKVVTYHSMEKSRKHKEIIVEVEQPVNKDPDTYDVTFDVPAVPPTGMIHCNVIDVLYTLKVEACIDVSEWYYRMFQKNLKLRTNIVVGTVPLQNYETPQKTADVTEAIPFHPPSTAATEEYTNSTPSLKNLGIEDSTAKRSFSSQTLYEKSEIYRSSKPDRDDPTGDDGDSDGEVKPYSPMYRVYKFKSSRKRHVIDYTIRDGHR
- the LOC143374663 gene encoding arrestin domain-containing protein 2 isoform X4, whose protein sequence is MSAITGGVYPFTVTLPENLPCSFEGRYGRVRYSIRALLDVTTIYRFSTNIIPFTVAPILDLNRDSLAPLPISVQQSKVYIGQTEPLTISMSLPVHGYVPGQSIPIKIAVANPSTVVVKKIRVVFKKVVTYHSMEKSRKHKEIIVEVEQPVNKDPDTYDVTFDVPAVPPTGMIHCNVIDVLYTLKVEACIDVSEWYYRMFQKNLKLRTNIVVGTVPLQNYETPQKTADVTEAIPFHPPSTAATEEYTNSTPSLKNLGIEDSTAKRSFSSQTLYEKSEIYRSSKPDRDDPTGDDGDSDGEVKPYSPMYRVYKFKSSRKRHVIDYTIRDGHR